The proteins below are encoded in one region of uncultured Eubacteriales bacterium:
- a CDS encoding conserved hypothetical protein (Evidence 4 : Homologs of previously reported genes of unknown function), giving the protein MDLTYSDMYVLFQHDRKAEAYFNELPGYVQDQIKAQKHSPESYEALVAMAEDAKKVF; this is encoded by the coding sequence ATGGATCTGACCTATAGTGATATGTACGTGCTCTTTCAGCACGACCGCAAGGCAGAAGCTTATTTCAACGAGTTGCCCGGATATGTGCAGGACCAGATTAAAGCCCAAAAGCATTCCCCTGAGTCCTATGAGGCCCTTGTCGCCATGGCCGAGGATGCGAAGAAAGTTTTCTAG